One window of the Candidatus Methylomirabilota bacterium genome contains the following:
- a CDS encoding D-2-hydroxyacid dehydrogenase family protein: MNITILDDYQDTVRTLNCYGKVAGHHVTIWNDHTKDVDTLAGRLKDTEALVLIRERTPIRAPLLERLDKLRLISQAGVYPHIDVDACTRRGVIVSALTGPGRPSYATAELTWGLIIAAFRRIPQEMAALRAGKWQAYPIGIGLRGKTLGIFGYGKIGAVVAGYGKAFGMNVLAWGREASISKARADGFAVAPSQAALFAESDVVSLHLRLIDATRGIVTADDLARMKPTALIVNTSRAGLIAPGVLEAALRAGRPGMAAVDVYEEEPVLGGQHPLLKMDNVICAPHLGYVERDGLEHMFTTIFDQILAYANGNPINVANPAALGR; the protein is encoded by the coding sequence ATGAACATCACCATCCTCGACGACTATCAGGACACGGTCCGCACGCTGAACTGCTACGGCAAGGTCGCCGGCCACCACGTGACGATCTGGAACGACCACACCAAGGACGTGGACACGCTGGCCGGGCGGCTCAAGGACACCGAGGCGCTGGTGCTGATCCGCGAGCGCACACCGATCCGGGCGCCCCTGCTGGAGCGCCTGGACAAGCTTCGGCTGATCAGCCAGGCCGGCGTCTATCCGCATATCGACGTGGACGCCTGCACGCGGCGCGGCGTGATCGTGTCGGCGCTGACCGGTCCCGGCCGGCCCTCCTACGCGACGGCCGAGCTGACCTGGGGGCTGATCATCGCCGCCTTCCGGCGCATCCCTCAAGAAATGGCGGCGCTCCGGGCCGGGAAGTGGCAGGCGTACCCCATCGGCATCGGCCTGCGGGGCAAGACGCTCGGGATCTTCGGCTACGGCAAGATCGGCGCGGTCGTGGCCGGCTACGGCAAGGCATTCGGCATGAACGTGCTGGCGTGGGGGCGCGAGGCGTCGATCAGCAAGGCCCGCGCCGACGGCTTTGCCGTGGCGCCGAGCCAGGCGGCGCTGTTCGCGGAATCGGACGTGGTTTCGCTGCACCTGCGGCTGATCGACGCGACCCGCGGCATCGTCACCGCTGACGATCTGGCGCGGATGAAGCCGACGGCGCTCATCGTCAACACCAGCCGGGCTGGCCTGATCGCGCCGGGGGTGCTGGAGGCGGCTTTGCGGGCGGGGCGGCCGGGGATGGCGGCGGTCGACGTCTACGAGGAAGAGCCGGTGCTCGGCGGCCAGCATCCGTTGCTGAAGATGGACAACGTGATCTGCGCGCCCCACCTGGGATACGTGGAGCGCGATGGGCTCGAGCACATGTTTACGACGATCTTCGATCAGATCCTCGCTTACGCGAACGGCAACCCGATCAACGTCGCGAACCCCGCGGCGCTCGGCCGTTAG
- a CDS encoding Uma2 family endonuclease has translation MACISPTPLTTARLASYRSGAMGALRVRTRRWTRHEYDRLIEVGLLREDDPIELVEGRLVVAEPQHDPHARAVELGTDALRLAFGRGWRVRVQLPLALGRDSAPEPAVVVLRGTPRDAPAGHPTTADLVVEVAESSLALDRGPKARIYARAGIADYWIVNLVDRVIEVHREPGPDARGRFRYRAVQVVRPGETLTPLAAPGASVPVDNFLP, from the coding sequence GTGGCGTGTATCTCGCCGACACCGTTGACGACAGCCCGACTGGCCAGCTACCGTAGCGGCGCGATGGGCGCACTGCGCGTCAGGACCCGGCGCTGGACCCGCCACGAATACGATCGGCTCATCGAGGTGGGCCTCCTGCGCGAGGATGATCCGATCGAGCTGGTCGAGGGCCGTCTCGTTGTCGCCGAGCCACAACACGACCCTCACGCCCGGGCCGTCGAGCTGGGTACCGACGCGCTCCGCCTGGCGTTCGGGCGCGGCTGGCGGGTGCGCGTCCAGCTGCCCCTGGCGCTGGGCCGCGATTCGGCGCCCGAGCCGGCTGTCGTCGTGCTGCGAGGAACGCCGCGAGACGCTCCGGCCGGGCACCCGACGACCGCCGACCTCGTCGTGGAGGTCGCCGAATCGAGCCTTGCCCTCGACCGCGGCCCGAAGGCGCGCATCTACGCGCGAGCCGGGATCGCCGACTACTGGATCGTGAACCTCGTCGACCGCGTGATCGAAGTTCACCGGGAGCCAGGCCCGGATGCACGCGGCCGCTTCAGGTACCGCGCGGTGCAGGTCGTGCGGCCAGGCGAGACGCTCACGCCGCTGGCGGCGCCCGGGGCGTCCGTCCCGGTCGACAACTTCCTGCCCTAG
- a CDS encoding LLM class flavin-dependent oxidoreductase has translation MKVGIFITNQNPLGSDMVSALEDQYVMARLARDRGWDAIATGQHYLSEGMSQVQLIPFLARLAAEADHMTGVAGILLLGLHNPVEVAECMASLDAIWRGNFVFGVGLGYRDVEFDAFKVPRGQRVRRFEQCLDVVRRLWTEDKVTVDNDVCTLSNVTLTCRPVQRPHPPIWIAANSDEAVRRAARLGDAWFVNPHATMATNKRQMAVYRAELARLGKPLPRVRPLIKEIFCARDTATALEMAGPYLASKYKAYAAWGQDAVMPSGETFQQPFESLLRDRFVLGSPQECFAQLRPCWEELGTNFLFFRTHWSGMPLGHALASMRLISDELLPALRQITPGD, from the coding sequence ATGAAGGTCGGCATCTTCATAACGAACCAGAATCCTCTGGGCAGCGACATGGTCTCCGCCCTGGAAGACCAGTACGTGATGGCCCGCCTGGCTCGCGATCGCGGCTGGGATGCCATCGCCACCGGCCAGCACTACCTCAGCGAAGGGATGAGCCAGGTGCAGCTCATCCCGTTCTTGGCCCGCCTCGCCGCCGAGGCGGACCACATGACCGGCGTCGCCGGGATCCTGCTCCTGGGCCTGCACAACCCGGTCGAGGTGGCCGAGTGCATGGCCTCGCTCGACGCCATCTGGCGGGGCAACTTCGTCTTCGGCGTGGGTCTGGGCTATCGCGACGTCGAGTTCGACGCCTTCAAGGTGCCGCGAGGCCAGCGCGTGCGCCGCTTCGAGCAGTGTCTGGACGTCGTCCGGCGACTGTGGACCGAGGACAAGGTGACGGTCGACAACGACGTCTGCACCCTGTCGAACGTCACCCTGACGTGCCGGCCCGTCCAGCGCCCCCATCCTCCGATCTGGATCGCCGCCAACAGCGACGAGGCCGTCCGGCGGGCGGCGCGGCTGGGGGATGCCTGGTTCGTGAACCCGCACGCCACCATGGCCACGAACAAGCGGCAGATGGCCGTGTACCGGGCGGAACTGGCCCGCCTGGGCAAGCCGCTCCCGCGCGTGCGCCCGCTCATCAAGGAGATCTTCTGCGCCAGGGACACCGCCACCGCGCTGGAGATGGCCGGTCCCTATCTCGCCAGCAAATACAAGGCCTACGCGGCCTGGGGGCAAGACGCGGTCATGCCGAGCGGTGAGACCTTCCAGCAGCCCTTCGAATCGCTCCTGCGCGACAGGTTCGTGCTGGGCAGCCCCCAGGAGTGCTTTGCCCAGCTACGGCCGTGCTGGGAGGAGCTGGGGACGAACTTCCTCTTCTTCCGCACCCACTGGAGCGGCATGCCGCTCGGGCACGCGCTCGCCAGCATGCGCCTGATCAGCGACGAGCTGCTGCCGGCGCTCCGCCAGATCACGCCGGGAGATTGA
- a CDS encoding cyclase family protein — MRLVDLSHPWNMHTPGWIGYPGSKIYYTQTLQTNRIVSQRVETSLHVGTHLDGPMHAADGAGDIASLPLTKLVHEGVIVDVSDAVEDWSIITPKHITDRMEVKRGDILILHTGYHRYYEGKPQQDLTRYFCMHPGGTRELAQWMHDMRIAWWGVDAGSGDHPMNTTIRYMRPDLTRRFEEKVGRSVRDYFGEYEYRHHKSGRLVTEEIFPMHYLAFPEGCVHAENVGGDIEKVLNTRCIIGAFPWKFEGGEACPCRILAFLDVGPLTVEEVREAVGKKSS, encoded by the coding sequence ATGAGGCTGGTCGATCTCTCACATCCCTGGAACATGCACACGCCCGGCTGGATCGGCTACCCGGGCTCCAAGATCTACTACACGCAGACGCTGCAGACCAACCGCATCGTGTCGCAGCGGGTGGAGACCTCACTGCACGTGGGCACCCACCTCGACGGCCCCATGCATGCCGCCGATGGCGCCGGCGACATCGCCTCCCTGCCCCTCACCAAGCTGGTGCACGAAGGCGTGATCGTCGACGTGTCCGACGCGGTGGAGGACTGGAGCATCATCACGCCCAAGCACATCACCGACCGGATGGAGGTGAAGCGCGGCGACATCCTGATCCTCCACACCGGCTATCACCGCTACTACGAGGGCAAGCCCCAGCAAGATCTCACCCGGTACTTCTGCATGCATCCGGGGGGCACTCGCGAACTGGCCCAGTGGATGCACGACATGCGGATCGCCTGGTGGGGCGTCGACGCCGGCTCCGGCGACCACCCGATGAACACCACCATCCGATACATGCGGCCCGACCTCACGCGCCGGTTCGAGGAGAAGGTGGGCCGCTCGGTGCGTGACTACTTCGGGGAGTACGAGTACCGCCACCACAAGAGCGGGCGCCTGGTGACGGAAGAGATCTTCCCCATGCACTACCTGGCCTTCCCGGAGGGCTGCGTCCACGCCGAGAACGTGGGCGGCGACATCGAGAAGGTCCTGAACACGCGCTGCATCATCGGGGCCTTCCCCTGGAAGTTCGAGGGAGGCGAGGCCTGCCCGTGCCGAATCCTGGCCTTCCTCGACGTCGGCCCCCTCACGGTGGAAGAGGTCCGCGAGGCCGTCGGCAAGAAATCGAGCTAG
- a CDS encoding ABC transporter substrate-binding protein, translating to MRLTVADAISPSYFVALAAVQLGFFQQEGIETEFVFSPPNPSQALKDGAIDFFGGSPYTGLRAFPGWRGGVLLCALSHYNYWFLAVRSDIKCERGDVSAVKGLRLSASADPGLTMKRVLEEAGLDLQRDNVRIVPSPRRTSPNWAWDGVDAIEQGVSDGYWGNGLRADLGVKRGIAKILLDVRRGDGPPAARHWTFPALATTERLVKEHPDIAAAAVRAIVKTQRALRADPQLAAKAAQRLFPAEEATLIAYEVARDAPFYNPTITEEMVAHISRFAREIGALEGEVRYGELVATQFAPLWQG from the coding sequence ATGCGGCTCACCGTGGCTGACGCCATCTCTCCCTCCTACTTCGTGGCCCTCGCTGCCGTTCAGCTGGGATTCTTCCAACAGGAAGGCATCGAGACGGAGTTCGTGTTCTCGCCGCCGAATCCATCGCAGGCCCTGAAGGACGGGGCCATCGACTTCTTCGGCGGCTCTCCCTACACCGGCCTGCGGGCCTTCCCCGGCTGGCGGGGCGGCGTCCTCCTGTGCGCTCTTTCCCACTACAACTACTGGTTCCTGGCCGTCCGCTCCGACATCAAATGCGAACGGGGCGACGTCAGTGCGGTGAAAGGATTACGCCTGAGCGCGTCGGCCGACCCCGGCCTGACGATGAAGCGGGTGCTCGAGGAAGCGGGCCTCGACCTCCAGCGAGATAACGTCCGGATCGTCCCCAGTCCCCGGCGCACCAGCCCGAACTGGGCCTGGGATGGAGTCGATGCCATCGAGCAGGGCGTCTCAGATGGCTATTGGGGCAACGGCCTGCGGGCGGACCTGGGCGTGAAGCGGGGCATCGCCAAGATCCTGCTCGACGTGCGCCGGGGCGACGGCCCGCCCGCGGCCCGGCACTGGACGTTCCCGGCGCTCGCGACCACGGAGCGGCTGGTCAAGGAGCATCCGGACATCGCCGCAGCGGCCGTGCGGGCGATCGTGAAGACTCAGCGGGCGCTTCGGGCCGACCCGCAGCTGGCCGCGAAGGCCGCCCAACGTCTGTTTCCCGCCGAGGAGGCGACGCTCATCGCCTACGAGGTGGCACGGGATGCGCCCTTCTACAACCCGACCATTACCGAGGAGATGGTCGCCCATATCAGCCGGTTCGCCCGCGAGATCGGCGCCCTGGAAGGGGAGGTCCGGTACGGCGAACTGGTCGCGACCCAGTTCGCCCCTCTCTGGCAGGGGTAG